The DNA sequence TGATTGAACTTAGGGATGTTTCGCAGGAACTTGATCTCATAAACGAACAAACCCTCCTGGACGAAGGCCGGCGACAGGAAGTGGAAGAGCGGATTGACAGGATCTATCGCCTGGAACAAAAGCATCAATGCGGCTCGGTGGAGGAGCTTATTGCCCGGCGGGAAGGCTTCAACGAAAGATTAAATAACATCTCGCACCTTGACGAAGAACTGGAATCCCTTCGCCGGCAGCTCGCCGGGGAAAGAGATGCGCTAACGGCGCTGGCCCGGCAGCTTTCCGCTAAGCGGGAGGCCGTGATCCCCGGGATAGAGGAACAGGTAAACACCCTCCTCAGGGAAACAGGGATGCCGGATGCCCGCTTTAAATTAACCCAGGAAAGGCTGCCGGAAGAAGCGCTCCGGGCAACGGGGATTGACCAGGTTCATTTCCTGTTCTCAGCAAATAAGGGGCACGGCATGGCCGAAATAAGCAAAGTGGCATCCGGCGGAGAGCTATCCAGGCTGATGTTCTGTATTAAGGGCCTGGCTGCCAGACACACGGCGCTGCCAACGATCATATTCGATGAAATAGATACCGGTATCTCGGGGGAAGTTGCATTAAAGGTTGGGAAACTGATGCAGGACTTTTCACGCCACCTGCAGGTAATCACGATCACGCACCTGCCGCAGATCGCCGGAAAAGGCAATACGCATTACTTTGTCTATAAAGAAAGCAAAGCGGATGCTACCTTTGCCAATATAAGAAAGCTGGAAGAGCAGGAACGGATCCGGGAAATCGCCAAAATGTTAAGCGGCGACAATCCCTCTCCTTCGGCCCTGAAAAATGCCCAGGAATTGCTGAAATAAGTAAAGGTTGGGCGGAATTGAGAGTTTGTTTGCCCGCCGCAGATTGCGGGATTTTGGCAGCCGCAATCGCTCAGGCTGATTTCGGGATCCCGGATGCTGCGCATCCACCCTCGAAAATCAAAGTTCGCTCTTTGCGGCTGCCAAAATCCTGCAAGGCCACACTCCGGGAACCTACGCTCCGGGAATGCGAGGCCAGAGTTACGGCCTGGCTGGCAAACTCCACCGGGCAACGCATCGGACGTCCTGGCGATCTCACCGGACCGAAGCCATTAGTGCTGTGTTAAGCGTGAACTTGCAGCACCAAGCCTTGGTATTTTTGGCCCGGGCGGCTTTAAAAAAAATTTCCGTAGTCACCGCTACGCAGATTTTTTTCGCATTGCCCGGAACAAAAATACCTGCAACTTATGCGACAGTTCACGCTTAACACAACACTAGCTGAAACTTTAAAAGCGGAAACCGGATTTTTTTTTGGAACTTTGAACCTTGAACTTAAAACCGTTGCGCAGCAACTTTGAACTTAAAACCGTTGCGCAGCAACTTTGAACTTGAAACTTTAAACTTTAAACCGTCGCGCAGCAACTTTGAACTTGAAACTTTAAACTTTAAACCGTTGCGCAGCAACTTTGAACTTGAAACTTTAAACTTTAAACCGTTGCGCAGCAACTTTGAACTTGAAACTTTAAACTTTAAACCGTCGCGCAGCAACTTTGAACTTGAAACTTTAAACTTTAAACCGTTGCGCAGCAACTTTGAACTTGAAACTTTAAACCGTTGCGAAGCAACTTAGAACTTAAAACAAAATAATGGCTCATCATCTCTTAGAAGGAAAAAAAGGAATTATTTTCGGCGCGCTTGACGAAAAGTCAATTGCCTGGAAAACGGCTCAGAAATGCGTTGCGGAAGGCGCGGAAATTGTACTCACCAATGCACCCATTGCCCTGCGTATGGGCGCCATTAATCAACTGGCGGAAGAATGCAATGCCCCCGTGATCCCTGCGGACGTTACCAGCCCGGAGGACATTCAAAATCTGTTCGATAAAAGCCTGGAACATTTCGGCGGAAAATTTGATTTCATTCTTCATTCTATTGGCATGAGCCTGAATGTGCGAAAGGGCAAACATTATACCGAAGCCAATTATGACTTTATGCACAAGACCCTGGATATCTCAGCCATTTCGCTGCACAGGGTATTGCAGGCCGCCCTGCAAAAAGATGCCCTCAACGAATGGGGTTCAGTAGTTGCCCTGAGTTATATCGCGGCCCAGCGTGTATTCCCGGATTACAACGAAATGGCGGACGCCAAGTCCTTGCTTGAATCCATTGCCAGGAGCTTCGGCTACCACTTAGGCAAACAGAAAAAAGTAAGGGTGAACACGATTTCGCAGTCACCCACTATTACTACCGCGGGCTCCGGGATCAAGGGCTTCGACGGCTTTTACAATTATGCGGATAAGATGTCGCCGCTTGGAAATGCCAGTTCAGACGAGTGTGCCGATTACTGCGTGACACTTTTCTCAGATTATACCCGCATGGTGACCATGCAGAATCTTTTCCATGACGGAGGGTTCTCTTTCACCGGAATGAATGAAGAAATCATACGCTCTTTAAGTAACGGCGAATAAACGCGGTTCTTAACAAAAGATAAGGGGTAGCAAGAACCCAGGCAAAACCCGGTACTTGCTACCCCTTATTTGCAATTAGCTAAAGCCTTGTTGCCTGACTCGCTAACAGCTATTTTGAACCTTCTTCTTCTTTCTTCTTTTTCTTCGACTTGCTTTCCGGAGGAGTGCCTCCGCCCTTTACCGTGATCTCATTCTTTTCCTTGTCGTAGCCTACTTCAATGGGATCGCCTTCGCTTAACTCACCTTTCAGTATCTCTTCGGCGATCGGGTCTTCCAGATATTTCTGGATGGCCCGTTTCAGCGGCCGTGCCCCAAAGCTTACGTCGAAGCCTTTTTCAGCAATAAACTCTTTAGCCTCATCGGTAAGTTTGATCTCGTAGCCCAGGTCAGTGATCCGGGTAAAGAGGCCTTTCAGCTCAATATCGATGATCTTAAAGATGTCTTCTTTGCCAAGGCTGTTGAAGATGATCACATCATCAATACGGTTCAGGAACTCCGGAGAGAAAGCGCGTTTCAGCGCTGTTTCAATTACTCCGCGTGCATGGCTTTCGGCGCCGGCGGTTTTGGCGGCGGTAGTAAAACCGACCCCTTGTCCGAAATCCTTCAGCTGCCGGGAGCCGATATTGGAAGTCATTATAATAATGGTGTTCCTGAAATCCACCTTCCGGCCCAGGCTGTCGGTAAGGACGCCTTCGTCCAGCACTTGCAGCAGGATATTGAATACGTCAGGATGAGCTTTTTCAATTTCATCCAGCAGTACCACGCTGTAGGGCTTCCGGCGGACTTTCTCCGTCAGCTGACCGCCTTCTTCATATCCTACATATCCCGGAGGCGCTCCAACCAGGCGCGATACAGAGAATTTTTCCATGTATTCGCTCATATCCAGCTGGATCAGGGAATCATCAGTATCAAACATAAAGCGGGCCAGCGCCTTTGCAAGCTCTGTTTTTCCAACTCCCGTAGCGCCGAGGAAAATAAAGGAACCAATAGGTTTTTTAGGATCTTTCAGCCCTGCCCTGGTCCTTTGTATGGCCTTGGTCAGCTTCTTGATGGCTTCGTCCTGGCCGATGATCCGGTCGCGCAACTCGCTATCCATGTTAAGGAGCTTATTACTGTCCGCCTGGTTCACGCGCTGCATGGGAATTCCCGTCATCATGGCCACTACTTCCGCCACGTTCTCTTCGTTGACCACATAACGCTTGGTCTTTGTTTCCGCTTCCCACTCCGCTTTGGCCCTGTCCAGTTCTTCCAGCAACTGCTTTTCGGTATCGCGAAGCTTGGCTGCCTCTTCGTACTTCTGGCTTTTGACTACCCGGTTCTTCTCTACCTTGATATCCTCGATCTTTTGCTCGATCTCCAGGATATTATCCGGCACGTGAATATTGTTCAGGTGTACCCTCGAGCCGGATTCATCCAGCGCATCGATAGCCTTGTCCGGCAAAAAACGGTCAGTAATATAGCGTGACGTAAGGCTTACGCAGGCTTCGATTGCTTCAGGAGTATAAGTTACGCCATGATGCTCTTCGTAACGGTCTTTTACCCGGTTCAATATCTCCACCGTTTCCTGCGGAGTAGCCGGTTCTACCATTACTTTCTGGAAACGCCTGTCAAGTGCGCCGTCTTTTTCGATGTACTGCCGGTATTCGTCCAGCGTAGTAGCGCCAATGCATTGGATCTCGCCGCGTGCCAGCGCCGGCTTGAACATATTGGAAGCGTCCAGCGAGCCCGAAGCTCCGCCTGCTCCAACAATGGTATGGATCTCGTCAATAAACAGGATCACGTCCGGCGATTTCTCCAGTTCGTTCATCACCGCTTTCATGCGTTCCTCGAACTGCCCGCGGTACTTGGTACCTGCCACCAGCGATGCCAGGTCAAGGGTAACCACCCGTTTGTTGAACAGCACCCTGGAAACCTTCCGCTGCACAATACGCAGGGCCAGGCCTTCAGCGATGGCCGATTTACCAACCCCCGGTTCCCCGATGAGGATGGGATTGTTCTTTTTCCGGCGCGCGAGTATCTGCGAAACCCGTTCTATTTCTTTTTCCCGGCCCACAATGGGGTCCAGTTTATTTTCTTCAGCCGCCTTGGTCAGGTCCCTCCCGAAATTATCCAAAACCGGCGTTTTCGACTTGGTATCCCCTACCTTCTTTCCGGAACCGTAAGACTCTTCTTCGCGGAAGCTCTCTTCATCCGAAGGGCTCTGAGGCGCTTCGCTGCGGATGCCCCGCTTATTGCCTTCTACTTCCGCTTTAAAAACCTCGTAATTAATGCCGAACTGGTTTAGCAGTTGGGAGGCTATATTGTCTTCGTCGCGGAGGATGGAAAGCAGCAGATGCTCCGTTCCAATGATCTCGCTCTTGAATATCTTCGCTTCCAGGTAGGTGATCTTCAAAACTTTTTCCGCCTGTTTGGTCAGCGGAATATTTCCCAGGTTTACCGTGGCGCCGCTGGTGCCTTTCACGGCATCTTCAATTGTCTTGCGTAACCGCACAATATCGATCCCCAGGCTTTTGATCAGCTTTATGGCAATCCCGTCCCCTTCCCGGATCAAACCCAACAGGAGATGTTCCGTTCCTATATAATCGTGACCTAATCGCAAAGCTTCTTCCCTGCTATAGGAAATCACGTCTTTTACTCGTGGTGAAAATTTTGCTTCCATTGAAACCCCTAAATAACACTTACCTTTATCAACGCCTAAGGTATTAAAATGTTTAAATAATACAACACAACAAAGCTATTCTTTCAACAATCAGGCCATGGGAAATTCTCCTCATTTCTCCTGACAAAATGCCATTCAGCTATCTCCCTGCTAACAAATATAAAAACAGGAAAAGCAGAATTCGCGGATGGAAGCCCAAGTGTAAAAATACTGTTGTATACAGCAGTATATTGATGCTCCGAACGGTTATTTTTGCGAAGGCAATTCCCAGGGTTTCACGAACATTTCCCCTGCCCCCGGTTTACGGTCCAGCGAGCTGCCGATCTCCTGCCCGTGTTGCGTTGCCAGCTTCCTTAAAGATTCTGCTGTCACCACTCCCCCCGAAATTTCGCTGAGGGCGGCGCTCAGAAAACTTTCATTCATATCTCCGAACGGCGCAAAGTTTTCCTCCACATTGATATCCGGTTCAAACCCCTCTTCAAAATCCGATTCCATCTGTGAATTATATATCTTATAGATAATCGGCTGAAGCCCGTACTTGATCCGCTCGTTTTCGGGAATATTCCTCCGCTGGTCAGTAATGGTGGTAGAAGCCACATTTTTACCCACTGTCACATCATCGCCAATCAGCGTCACTTCCATATAGGGCTTCAACCCATTAATGATCAATTCGCTGGCAGAAGCCGTGTTCGTGGAGACCAAAACATATAAACGATTAAGGGTACCCAGATTGGGCGGAGTTTCTCCTTCTTCATAGAAGATGCTCACGGGAAGCGCCATTAGTTCCTCCTCGTTATCCTCGTATATCGCGAATATCTTATCTTCCTGGTAGCCTTGCATGATGTAGCCGGCCAGCTTGGTGGCGGATGATACGGCCCCGCCAAGGTTATAGCGAAGATCAAGTATGAGTTCATTCACTCCGCCGGCTTTGAAGTTGCTGAAAATATCCTTCAGGGCCTGGTCATAGATCTCATCGGTATCATCCGCAGGACCTGGAATAAAGCTGTTATAGACCAAATAGCCGACCTTTCTTCCGCCGTGTTCGATTATATTATGATAATGTATCGGGTTTTCCTGTATCTCCGTCGCCTGCACGGTAACCGTTTCCTCAGTGGTGAAATTACCTTCTGCATCCAGCTGGCCTACCGCCAGTTCCTGGGGCTGTCCGGTATCAAAGAGGAGTTCGGTATAATTGCCGTCGGTCAGTTCCTCTCCGTTTACTTCTCCTATCCACATTCCCCGTTCAAGTCCTTTTGAGGCGGCGTCCGACCCGTCGTACGCATAAACCACCACAGCCGCAATGCGGTTATCGTTCGGATCATTGGTACGGTAATACAGCTTTACTTCATAACCAAAAGATTCAAATTTTCCGGACAGATTGTCAGAAAGCTCGTCACCGCTTTCCTGGATCCAGGAAAACCGGTCTTCGCTGCTGAGGATCGATTCGAAAAATTCCAAGGGATCCTGGTCCATATTCGGATTAGCCGGGATGTCGTCGTTCCAGTAATATTCCCGTTCCATGTTCACAAGTATCCAGTCATTTACCCGGCGGTTCTCCTTTACCTGGCCGGGAACGTCATCTTTCTGGCAGGAAGCGATAAGGGCTGCACAGCATAAGGCGGCCATCCACCGGCTGCTGCTTGTAAATATTCTCTTCATACATCTGAGGTATAAGCTACTAAAGTAAGAAAATTCAGCACAATTTACATGCCGTACAAAGGCCCGCTTTCTTCCTATATACGAAGCAAATCATAAATTAGTTTGTTGGGCCGGTCATTGCGTTTGTTAAACGAATGGCGTAGGTTTGCAGGTTCAATTTCAATAACATGGCAGACGAAAAAATCATCTTCTCAATGGCGGGAGTCAGCAAGACCTATCCCCCGAACAAACAGGTACTTAAAAATATTTATCTCTCGTTTTTCTACGGGGCTAAAATAGGTGTGATCGGGCTGAACGGATCCGGGAAATCTTCGCTGCTGAAGATCATCGCGGGCCTGGATACCGCCTACCAGGGAGAAGTGGTCTTTTCCCCGGGGTACAGTATAGGCTACCTTTCCCAGGAGCCGGAGCTGGATCCGGGCAAAACCGTTCGCCAGGTAGTGGAGGAAGGCGCCCATGAGATTATGTCCGTATTGAAAGAGTACGAAGAGATCAATGAAAAGTTCGGGCTGCCGGAAGTTTACGAAAACCCGGATGCAATGGAAAAGCTGATGAACCGGCAGGGAGAACTCCAGGATAAGCTGGAGGCCGCCGGCGGCTGGGAAATTGACAGCAAGCTGGAAAGAGCAATGGACGCCCTGCGATGCCCGGAACCCGATACGCTGATATCGGTACTTTCCGGCGGGGAACGCCGGCGGGTAGCTCTGTGCCGCCTTTTGATCCAGGAACCGGACGTCCTCCTGCTGGACGAACCCACCAACCACCTGGACGCAGAATCCATTGATTGGCTGGAGCAACACCTTCAGCAATATAACGGGACGGTGATTGCCGTTACCCATGACCGCTATTTCCTTGATAATGTAGCCGGCTGGATCCTTGAACTTGACCGCGGGGAAGGTATTCCCTGGAAGGGCAACTATTCGTCCTGGCTGGATCAGAAAGCCAAACGCCTGGCCCAGGAAGAAAAGCAGGAAACCAAGCGGCAGAAAACGCTGGAACGGGAGCTGGAATGGGTGCGGATGGCGCCTAAAGCAAGGCATGCAAAGTCCAGGGCGCGTCTTGCCAATTACGAAAAGCTAGCCGGCCAGGAAGCCCGGGAAAAAGAAGAAAAACTGGAATTATTTATTCCTTCCGGGCCACGCCTTGGAGATAAGGTGATTGTCGCTGAAAACGTATCCAAGGCTTACGGCGATAAATTATTATTCGAAAACCTGAATTTTATGCTGCCCCCGGCGGGAATCGTGGGCATCATCGGCCCCAACGGTGCAGGAAAGACTACATTGTTTAAACTGATCACCGGCCAGGAAAAACCGGATACAGGTTCCCTCAGCATCGGCCAGACAGTAGCCCTTGCTTATGTGGACCAAACCCATGATGACCTGGACCCGGAGAAAACCGTTTGGGAAAATATTACGGGAGGTCATGAAACCCTGATGCTCGGCAGCCGCCCGGTGAATTCCAGGGCCTATGTTTCGCGCTTCAATTTCAATGGGGCCGACCAGCAGAAAAAAGTGAACGTACTCTCAGGCGGTGAACGTAACCGGGTACACCTGGCCATTACCCTGAAAAAGGATGCTAACGTACTCCTCCTGGACGAACCGACCAACGATATTGACGTAAATACACTGCGCGCGCTGGAAGAAGGGCTGGAGAATTTTGCAGGCTGCGCCGTGATCATTTCCCACGACCGCTGGTTCCTGGATCGCATTTGTACGCATATCCTCGCTTTTGAGGGCAACTCACAAGTGTATTTCTTTGACGGCAATTACACGGAATACGAAGAAAACCGCAAAAAGCGCCTGGGCGATGATACGCCCCACAGGATCAAATACAAGAAGCTGACAAGCTAGGGTGCAAGTACTAGCGCTGCGTTAAGCGATATTCGCCGGCAATGCTCCCGTCATCAAGGAGCATTTGCACATGCAGTTCCTCGTTGCCCGCCCGCCCTTTTATCAGCGTACGGACACCGCGGCCTTCGAACCCGGGACCTCCCCCGATCATGATCGGAAAATGATGGTCCTCGTTGGCATCGTGTGTCTTGTAACGATGGGTATGCCCGGAAAGCTGCAGGTCAAACTTTCCTTTGTTCATCAGGGGGCCAAAAACTTTCCGGCAATGAAGCGTACCATGCCAGTCGCCCGAATGCCAGGGAGAGATATGGATAAGCGCCACCCGGAAGGCGGCCTTTTTAAATTCCCGGCTTTCTATTTCTTTTTCCAGCCAGCGCGCTTGTTTCTCCCGGTAACGGTCATAAGATACCAGGCCTGAATATTCTTCGGAACTGTCCTCCTTGTCTTCGCCTGAATCCAGTACTACAAACCGCACCGGGCCCTGTGAAAAAGCAAAGTAACAGTTCCCGCCCGGATAATTGAAGTAGTCGAACATTTGCCGGGCGTACTTTCCTCTTGGCTCATGATTACCCTGTACCATAATAAAAGGTGTACTGCTGGCAAACAGGCTGGCGCTGGGCTCCAGCAGGTTTTTGATGATCATGGGTTCGTCATCCACCCAGTTAAAGGAATCCCCGTTGTATACCACAAAGTCATAGTCCTTTTCCGGCGCCAGCTTCCCCAAAAGTTCCGAAATATTCTGCGGACGCTCATGCAGGTCATTGAACACGGCAAAACGTACCTCCTTCTCTTCACCCGAAAGCGTTTTAAACTCAAACGGCCCCTGTTCGATGGTTTCCCCGAAGGTAATGCTGTATGGTTTGAACACCGTTATCTCAGTAGACACTACTTTATACTGATAAGGAGTGCCGGGCTTCAAGCCTTCCAGCGGAATATTATTTATCCGGTTATTTGCCTGTATAAGCCCGTTTTTCTCGGAAAAGAATTTCCTGGGTGGTTTTCCCTCTTCATATAGCTCTACCCAGTTAAAGCTGCGGCGGGAATTGATCCACATGATATTGACGGAATCAACGGACAGATGCTGCAGATAGGGAGCTGTTAAAAAGGTGTTGGGGCCTTCCGGCAAACCTTCCGGTGCGTCCGCCCCAGGGAGGGCCTCCGCTGCCGGAACCGCAAAGGCAGCAGCAGGCATCAGGCCAAGGAGTCCGGCGGTTGAAATATTCTTTAAAAAGTCTCTTCTTTTAATGTCTTCTGTCATGGCTCGACAATGGTTTAGTGTATCGCTGAATCAAAAATGCAAATTAATTTTGTAAAGCCGCGACAGAGAGCCGGGCTTCACCGTTTCTTCATGATTTTTTAATACAAACCTTCCGGATTAAGCGAAGAATACATTACCTTAGTATCTATGGCCTGGAGAAAATTTAACGGAGAACAGGTCCATTTTGCCATCACTGACGAAGTGGAAACCGCCCTTGAACGGGAAATACAGGCAGGGTTTCGATTGAAAGTCTGCATAGGTACCGATTCACAGGTAAAAAACGGCATCACCGAATTTGCTACCGTTATTGTTTTCCTTCGGGAACGCCGGGGCGGCTTTATGTACATTCACCAGGAACGCACCAGGAAGAAAATGAGTATCCGGGAGCGTATGCTGAACGAGGTACAGAAATCTATTGAAGTTGCCTATTCGCTCTGCGATCTGCTTGATCTATACGATGTGGACATGGAAGTACATGCAGATATCAATACGAACCCCCAGTTTAAATCCAACGCCGCCCTGCATGAAGCAATGGGGTATATTCTGAGCATGGGCTTTGTCTTCAAGGCAAAACCGGAAGCTTTCGCCAGCAGCTGCTGCGCCAATAAGATCGTTAATTAATTGATAAAAAACACGATTCCCAGAACCGAACTTATTATAGCGATTAACTGCACCAGCCCTACGCCGTAGACCGATGTCAGAATGCCGGACCGGAGCTTTTCCAGGTCTTCCTTGGTCGCATAAATCTCCTTCCTGAAGTCAAGCTGCTGTTTCATTTCATCCTTTAAATAACCGACCATCGTTTCTGCTTCATTTTCTCCAAGCTTGTTTTTCAATGCCTGGAACAATTGGATTTCTCTGGTAGTAGCTATCATGGCAGATATAGGTTTGTCTAGCAAATCTAAAAAAATTTCCGCTTACCTTTACGGGAAAATACAAAAAAAATTAATGCAGCATACCGTTCATAAAAAATGCCCCGTTTGCGGAAGCAGCAGGATCCGGCACGACCTGAAGTGCAGGGATCACCTGGTTTCCGGAATGGTCTTTCCTGTTGACAAATGCCTTGATTGCGGCCTGGGCTTCACCCAGCATATTCCCTCCGGAGACGTCATGGGAACCTTCTATAAATCTGAAAATTACGTTTCTCATACTGATACCCGGAAAGGGATGGTGAACCAACTTTACCACCGGGTGCGGACAATCATGCTCTCACGCAAGCAAAAACTCGTTGAACAATATACCAGGGAGCGAAAGGGAAAATTGCTGGACATCGGCTGCGGCACCGGCTATTTTATCAGCCACATGCAAAAGGCCGGATGGGAAGTCCACGGCGTAGAGCCTGACCCCGATGCAAGGAAGCTGGCCGAGAAATTAATCAAACAGCCCGTAAGCGATGTTGAAGGGCTTTTTCAGCTGGAAAATGCCGGCGCAGACGTAGTCACCATGTGGCATGTCCTGGAACACGTGGAAGACCCGGCGTCTTATTTGGCCCGGATCCACGCCCTCCTGAAAGACGGGGGGTATTTTATAGCCGCAGTCCCTAACCACCAGAGCTTTGATGCCAAGGTGTACAAGGAATACTGGGCCGCCTATGACGTTCCCCGCCATTTATGGCATTTCAGCCCTGATTCCATCAGGAAACTTACCGAAGCGCAGGGCTTCCGCCTGGTAGGAAAACAACGGATGCCCTTCGACTCCTTTTATGTATCCATCCTGAGCGAAAAAAACAAAAAACGCAGCTTTGCCCTGTTCCTCGGCGCCGTTAACGGAGGCCTCTCCTACCTGCAAAGCCTGGTAAATATTAACAAATCCAGTTCACTGATCTATATTTTCAGGAAGTACTGAAGTTTGGCATTCCCTTAAAGCGCCTCTTCGTTCTTCACGTGTGTCCGGAGATGGCGCTCTAGCTTTGTGTATATACTGTCTTTGAAAAGATAGGTATCAGGGCCCTTGATGAACTTTACGTCGCCCCGGTTATAGGCCATAAGGCTGTAATCCACCTGGGTTGTATCGCCCCGGCTGGTGATGGTCAGGTATTCAAAATCTGAAAAAGAGGAGGCGCCGCTTGGACGCAGGTAGCAGTCCTGTTTAAGTACCGTAGCTGCTACGGGATCACCGGGGAAATAATTTTTTATGAGTTCTTTATGCGCGTCCGAACCTTGTTTGCCAAGCCCCAGCGCGGTGGTTAACTCACAGGTTTCTCCGTGACAATTTGTTCCTCCCATTGCAGCGTAAAAAGCAGCCAGCGCCCTGAGCGGCTCGTTCAATCCGCTGATCACGTCCGGGTCAAGCCTGCCGGGGACCGTATCGGTATCCAGGATGAGTTGATAGACAGCATTTGTTGCTGCCGGCCTGTTTGTTTCAGCATCAATACTTTCGTTTGCCCCGGCTAAGGTTTCGCTCTGCGCAGCGCCACCGCTTCCGGCCGTTTTATCATTTTGCCCCGGCCCGGCGCAGGCAGCCAGAAGTATCATTCCGAAAAAGTAACCAAGTCTTTTCATTTTTGAATATCTGTGATCTTCCTGTAAAATAGGAAACAATTTGAAGAAACACGAATACGGTATGAAGCAACCAGGGGAGGCGGCTTCAACAGGCCGGAAGGAAGGCGCTTCCCTGGCGGACGCCGGCGGACTCCAGCGAATTATCGATGAAAGCCTGGATCTCTGAGCGTTTCAGCTTCCATTGAGGGGCGATCAGCAGGTTTTTGTCGGCAAGGCCGAAGAGACGCTGAATGACCACATCTTCGCGGAGAAGGGGAATAAATTCACAGATAA is a window from the Anseongella ginsenosidimutans genome containing:
- a CDS encoding ATP-dependent Clp protease ATP-binding subunit, whose product is MEAKFSPRVKDVISYSREEALRLGHDYIGTEHLLLGLIREGDGIAIKLIKSLGIDIVRLRKTIEDAVKGTSGATVNLGNIPLTKQAEKVLKITYLEAKIFKSEIIGTEHLLLSILRDEDNIASQLLNQFGINYEVFKAEVEGNKRGIRSEAPQSPSDEESFREEESYGSGKKVGDTKSKTPVLDNFGRDLTKAAEENKLDPIVGREKEIERVSQILARRKKNNPILIGEPGVGKSAIAEGLALRIVQRKVSRVLFNKRVVTLDLASLVAGTKYRGQFEERMKAVMNELEKSPDVILFIDEIHTIVGAGGASGSLDASNMFKPALARGEIQCIGATTLDEYRQYIEKDGALDRRFQKVMVEPATPQETVEILNRVKDRYEEHHGVTYTPEAIEACVSLTSRYITDRFLPDKAIDALDESGSRVHLNNIHVPDNILEIEQKIEDIKVEKNRVVKSQKYEEAAKLRDTEKQLLEELDRAKAEWEAETKTKRYVVNEENVAEVVAMMTGIPMQRVNQADSNKLLNMDSELRDRIIGQDEAIKKLTKAIQRTRAGLKDPKKPIGSFIFLGATGVGKTELAKALARFMFDTDDSLIQLDMSEYMEKFSVSRLVGAPPGYVGYEEGGQLTEKVRRKPYSVVLLDEIEKAHPDVFNILLQVLDEGVLTDSLGRKVDFRNTIIIMTSNIGSRQLKDFGQGVGFTTAAKTAGAESHARGVIETALKRAFSPEFLNRIDDVIIFNSLGKEDIFKIIDIELKGLFTRITDLGYEIKLTDEAKEFIAEKGFDVSFGARPLKRAIQKYLEDPIAEEILKGELSEGDPIEVGYDKEKNEITVKGGGTPPESKSKKKKKEEEGSK
- the recN gene encoding DNA repair protein RecN, with protein sequence MLTRLAIKNYTIIDELGISFSPGLNIITGETGAGKSIIIGALGLILGDRADKKSLHTAAGKCVIEGSFQIAAYGLQDFFSANDLDYDAESTLRREITAEGKSRAFINDTPVTLNQLKELGEKLVDIHSQHQTRQLNTPAFQLMVVDSFAGHEKMLQEYGEKFRAYRKLEARLEDLEERARTARAETDYLQFQFDELENAALQPGEQELLEQEMLRLTHAEEIKRSLSGIAYLLEEGETAVTSQLKEAARQLSSLEQYSHEITQLNQRINSALIELRDVSQELDLINEQTLLDEGRRQEVEERIDRIYRLEQKHQCGSVEELIARREGFNERLNNISHLDEELESLRRQLAGERDALTALARQLSAKREAVIPGIEEQVNTLLRETGMPDARFKLTQERLPEEALRATGIDQVHFLFSANKGHGMAEISKVASGGELSRLMFCIKGLAARHTALPTIIFDEIDTGISGEVALKVGKLMQDFSRHLQVITITHLPQIAGKGNTHYFVYKESKADATFANIRKLEEQERIREIAKMLSGDNPSPSALKNAQELLK
- a CDS encoding S41 family peptidase; translated protein: MKRIFTSSSRWMAALCCAALIASCQKDDVPGQVKENRRVNDWILVNMEREYYWNDDIPANPNMDQDPLEFFESILSSEDRFSWIQESGDELSDNLSGKFESFGYEVKLYYRTNDPNDNRIAAVVVYAYDGSDAASKGLERGMWIGEVNGEELTDGNYTELLFDTGQPQELAVGQLDAEGNFTTEETVTVQATEIQENPIHYHNIIEHGGRKVGYLVYNSFIPGPADDTDEIYDQALKDIFSNFKAGGVNELILDLRYNLGGAVSSATKLAGYIMQGYQEDKIFAIYEDNEEELMALPVSIFYEEGETPPNLGTLNRLYVLVSTNTASASELIINGLKPYMEVTLIGDDVTVGKNVASTTITDQRRNIPENERIKYGLQPIIYKIYNSQMESDFEEGFEPDINVEENFAPFGDMNESFLSAALSEISGGVVTAESLRKLATQHGQEIGSSLDRKPGAGEMFVKPWELPSQK
- the ettA gene encoding energy-dependent translational throttle protein EttA, whose amino-acid sequence is MADEKIIFSMAGVSKTYPPNKQVLKNIYLSFFYGAKIGVIGLNGSGKSSLLKIIAGLDTAYQGEVVFSPGYSIGYLSQEPELDPGKTVRQVVEEGAHEIMSVLKEYEEINEKFGLPEVYENPDAMEKLMNRQGELQDKLEAAGGWEIDSKLERAMDALRCPEPDTLISVLSGGERRRVALCRLLIQEPDVLLLDEPTNHLDAESIDWLEQHLQQYNGTVIAVTHDRYFLDNVAGWILELDRGEGIPWKGNYSSWLDQKAKRLAQEEKQETKRQKTLERELEWVRMAPKARHAKSRARLANYEKLAGQEAREKEEKLELFIPSGPRLGDKVIVAENVSKAYGDKLLFENLNFMLPPAGIVGIIGPNGAGKTTLFKLITGQEKPDTGSLSIGQTVALAYVDQTHDDLDPEKTVWENITGGHETLMLGSRPVNSRAYVSRFNFNGADQQKKVNVLSGGERNRVHLAITLKKDANVLLLDEPTNDIDVNTLRALEEGLENFAGCAVIISHDRWFLDRICTHILAFEGNSQVYFFDGNYTEYEENRKKRLGDDTPHRIKYKKLTS
- a CDS encoding enoyl-ACP reductase FabI encodes the protein MAHHLLEGKKGIIFGALDEKSIAWKTAQKCVAEGAEIVLTNAPIALRMGAINQLAEECNAPVIPADVTSPEDIQNLFDKSLEHFGGKFDFILHSIGMSLNVRKGKHYTEANYDFMHKTLDISAISLHRVLQAALQKDALNEWGSVVALSYIAAQRVFPDYNEMADAKSLLESIARSFGYHLGKQKKVRVNTISQSPTITTAGSGIKGFDGFYNYADKMSPLGNASSDECADYCVTLFSDYTRMVTMQNLFHDGGFSFTGMNEEIIRSLSNGE